A window of Campylobacter pinnipediorum subsp. pinnipediorum contains these coding sequences:
- a CDS encoding tyrosine-type recombinase/integrase gives MLRNIKEYAGDDRIKICALLQLYTAVRGANARFAEWSEFDFDKSLWSISAQKMKAGKAHEVHLTNSVKNMLLEYKQKYTFNSKYLFPSLRTNLKPISDNTVRTMLRNLGYSNEQITPHGFRATFSTICHENIDIHKHSSDVIELCLAHIETNKVKDAYNHAKNLKQRASLLKWWSDYLDNLYSPDM, from the coding sequence TTGCTAAGAAATATAAAAGAGTATGCCGGAGATGATAGGATAAAGATATGTGCTTTGCTTCAGCTTTATACAGCTGTGCGTGGAGCAAATGCAAGATTTGCCGAATGGTCTGAGTTTGATTTTGATAAGAGCTTATGGAGTATAAGTGCCCAAAAGATGAAAGCTGGTAAAGCTCATGAAGTGCATTTAACAAATAGCGTTAAAAATATGCTTTTAGAATATAAACAAAAATATACTTTTAACTCAAAATATCTATTTCCTAGCCTAAGGACAAATTTAAAACCTATAAGCGATAACACAGTAAGAACTATGCTAAGAAACTTGGGCTATTCAAACGAGCAAATAACACCGCATGGGTTTAGAGCTACATTTAGCACGATATGTCATGAAAACATAGACATACATAAACATAGCTCGGATGTGATAGAGCTTTGTTTAGCTCACATTGAAACCAATAAAGTAAAAGATGCATATAATCATGCTAAAAATTTAAAGCAAAGGGCTAGTTTGCTTAAATGGTGGAGTGATTATTTAGATAATCTGTATTCGCCTGACATGTAG
- a CDS encoding toxin-antitoxin system HicB family antitoxin codes for MADEKETPTGSYNLQIKIPYELKEKLEALAQEAGVSLNQYIMFMLIRETKK; via the coding sequence ATGGCAGATGAAAAAGAAACACCAACGGGAAGTTATAACCTACAAATAAAAATTCCATACGAGCTGAAAGAAAAATTAGAAGCTTTAGCACAAGAAGCAGGAGTAAGCCTAAATCAATACATAATGTTTATGCTTATACGAGAAACGAAAAAATAG
- a CDS encoding Rha family transcriptional regulator, with protein MNNLVINYNGTLVTTQDKVSELTDNNEQSIQRLIRAYKPDLEEFGNLGFYNFKIQAGLGCTYKKVYYLNEQQATLLLTYMKNTKQVREAKKILVKAFYELKSENQRLKHEKYINEISSLNATLISKAKRHQRVVNAYKSNLSQKNNKIVALKQELKNANSSLNYEARYKNAMLERDYYFKKYKDLEEKHKFKEEVTFKVLDKIRSQLDDAYGDIGALIPYVWEDNAYFLKQRLDKKRVER; from the coding sequence ATGAATAATTTAGTCATAAATTATAATGGCACACTAGTTACAACACAAGATAAAGTTTCAGAACTAACTGACAACAACGAACAGTCAATACAAAGACTTATAAGAGCATACAAACCCGACTTAGAAGAATTTGGAAATCTTGGTTTTTATAATTTTAAAATTCAAGCAGGGCTAGGATGCACTTATAAAAAAGTTTATTACCTAAACGAACAACAAGCTACTTTATTGCTTACTTATATGAAAAACACAAAGCAAGTAAGAGAAGCCAAAAAGATACTTGTTAAAGCTTTTTATGAATTAAAATCTGAAAATCAGAGATTAAAACACGAAAAATACATAAACGAGATATCAAGCCTAAATGCGACTTTGATTAGCAAAGCAAAAAGACACCAAAGGGTTGTAAATGCTTACAAATCAAATCTTTCGCAGAAAAACAACAAGATAGTAGCATTAAAGCAAGAGCTTAAAAACGCTAATAGCTCATTAAACTATGAAGCAAGATATAAAAATGCAATGCTTGAAAGAGATTATTATTTTAAGAAGTATAAAGACCTTGAAGAAAAGCACAAATTCAAAGAAGAAGTAACATTTAAAGTCTTAGACAAGATAAGGTCTCAGCTAGATGACGCTTACGGCGACATAGGTGCATTAATCCCTTATGTTTGGGAAGATAACGCCTATTTTTTAAAACAAAGATTAGACAAAAAAAGGGTAGAAAGATGA
- a CDS encoding helix-turn-helix transcriptional regulator, translated as MNDTFIPAKQAKEMLGVGDTTLWRLARDKILDKRKAGHKTVYYSLQSINRYMSGEYRLSK; from the coding sequence ATGAACGATACATTTATACCAGCAAAACAAGCCAAAGAGATGCTAGGTGTTGGTGATACAACCCTTTGGCGATTAGCAAGAGATAAAATCTTAGACAAAAGAAAAGCAGGACATAAAACGGTGTATTATTCACTTCAATCAATTAATCGCTACATGTCAGGCGAATACAGATTATCTAAATAA